One window of the Salvia splendens isolate huo1 chromosome 1, SspV2, whole genome shotgun sequence genome contains the following:
- the LOC121801745 gene encoding outer envelope pore protein 21B, chloroplastic-like produces METSLRYGGDSKTLRIHAKEKIPISPNSICQIQGELDTKLGAPTFVHGLIRYFHPESSASLGVGLRYNKRDKLHYHVRGKKAFPVTTDKLFNFNVKGRCNIDEELKQFDYSAATEFVWNIFDVKKSQDVRIKLGYDVIDKTSYLQVRENNWTFNLDQNRRWNVRYDL; encoded by the exons ATGGAAACTTCGCTTAGGTATGGTGGAGATTCCAAAACTCTGCGAATTCACGCCAAGGAAAAAATCCCCATTTCCCCCAATTCCATCTGCCAG ATTCAAGGAGAGCTCGACACGAAGCTTGGAGCTCCTACTTTCGTGCACGGCTTGATTAGATACTTCCATCCCGAG TCATCAGCTAGCCTTGGTGTGGGCCTTCGGTACAATAAGCGGGATAAATTGCACTACCACGTACGTGGGAAGAAGGCATTTCCAGTGACTACAGATAAATTGTTTAACTTCAATGTTAAGGGTCGTTGTAATATCGATGAGGAATTGAAGCAG TTTGATTACTCTGCTGCTACTGAGTTTGTTTGGAACATCTTTGATGTTAAAAAGAGCCAGGATGTGCGCATCAAGTTGGGATACGATGTTATCGATAAG ACTTCATATTTGCAAGTTCGGGAGAACAATTGGACATTCAATCTTGATCAGAACCGGAGATGGAATGTGAGGTACGACCTCTAA